The genomic segment GCGCGGGCGTTCAGTTACAACGTGGACGGCGATCTCGGCTACGTGCTGAACCCGGAGATCGTGGAGGTCTCCGACGAGAAGCACGAGGTCATGGAGGGTTGCCTGTCCCTGCCCGGGTTGAGTTTCCCGACGGTCCGTGCGGTGCGCGCGACGGTCAAGGGTGTGGACCTGCGCAACGAGCCGGTGATCGTCTCCGGGGAGGGCCTCATGGCCCAGTGCCTGCAGCACGAGGTGGACCACCTCGACGGATACCTGTACATCGACCGCCTGGATTCGGAACACCGCAGGCAGGCGCTGCGCCAGGCACGCAGCCAGGATTGGTTTTGGTCTCGTTAGGACAGTCACCGGAACGACACACGTGATCACATAGATCGTTATCTTTCTGTGTCCATTCCCACTCTCTCGTGACTTCCCCGTTGCCGGTTCTTAATCTCACCGGCGCTGGGATCACGGGAGTAAAGGGACAATGAGAAGACAACGGGCCCC from the Saccharomonospora azurea NA-128 genome contains:
- the def gene encoding peptide deformylase, which gives rise to MAKRDIRYFGDPVLKSPADPITTFDDSTRALVDDLLDTVQAPGRAGLAAPQIGVGARAFSYNVDGDLGYVLNPEIVEVSDEKHEVMEGCLSLPGLSFPTVRAVRATVKGVDLRNEPVIVSGEGLMAQCLQHEVDHLDGYLYIDRLDSEHRRQALRQARSQDWFWSR